In one window of Electrophorus electricus isolate fEleEle1 chromosome 15, fEleEle1.pri, whole genome shotgun sequence DNA:
- the mrpl28 gene encoding 39S ribosomal protein L28, mitochondrial isoform X1: MPLHKYPPRLWDALKLKKGIFARLPQHYLKALQNTPPPTPVHWKPLGVKYRANPKTGHRERVQDIPIPVYYPPESQDGLWGGEGWIRGYRYANNDKMSTRVKKTWKPQLFKRELYSEILDQKFSVTVTARALDLIDAAYGFDFYILKTPKQDLNSKFGMELKQAMLLRLARKDLQLHPDDPARREKIYNKYKQFEIPEEEAEWMGLSLEEAVEKQRLLERKDPEPLYQRCVDSLVRELAIQKLTEPQLVKKD, from the exons ATGCCTTTACACAAGTACCCGCCACGACTTTGGGACGCCCTGAAGTTAAAAAAAGGCATCTTCGCACGTCTGCCTCAGCACTACCTCAAAGCCTTGCAGAACACGCCCCCTCCGACGCCCGTGCACTGGAAACCTCTGGGCGTGAAATACAGGGCTAACCCCAAAACGGGCCACCGAGAGCGGGTTCAGGACATTCCTATTCCAGTGTACTATCCGCCGGAGTCGCAGGATGGACTCTGGGGAGGGGAAGGGTGGATACGCGGATACAGATACGCCAATAATGATAAG ATGTCTACAAGGGTAAAGAAGACTTGGAAGCCTCAGCTTTTCAAGAGAGAGCTGTACAGTGAAATCCTTGACCAAAAGTTCAGCGTCACAGTCACAGCTCGTGCGCTGGATCTTATCGATGCCGCTTATGGCTTTGACTTCTATATTCTCAAG ACTCCAAAGCAGGACTTGAACTCTAAATTTGGGATGGAACTCAAGCAAGCCATGCTTCTCCGGTTAGCGCGGAAAGACTTGCAGCTCCATCCCGATGATCCCGCTCGAAGGGAGAAGATTTACAATAAGTACAAA CAGTTTGAGATCccagaggaggaggcagagtgGATGGGGCTGAGCCTAGAGGAGGCAgtggagaaacagagactgCTGGAGCGTAAG GATCCTGAGCCCCTGTACCAGAGATGCGTGGACAGCCTGGTGAGAGAGCTGGCCATCCAGAAACTGACTGAGCCTCAGCTTGTGAAGAAGGACTGA
- the mrpl28 gene encoding 39S ribosomal protein L28, mitochondrial isoform X2, producing MPLHKYPPRLWDALKLKKGIFARLPQHYLKALQNTPPPTPVHWKPLGVKYRANPKTGHRERVQDIPIPVYYPPESQDGLWGGEGWIRGYRYANNDKMSTRVKKTWKPQLFKRELYSEILDQKFSVTVTARALDLIDAAYGFDFYILKQFEIPEEEAEWMGLSLEEAVEKQRLLERKDPEPLYQRCVDSLVRELAIQKLTEPQLVKKD from the exons ATGCCTTTACACAAGTACCCGCCACGACTTTGGGACGCCCTGAAGTTAAAAAAAGGCATCTTCGCACGTCTGCCTCAGCACTACCTCAAAGCCTTGCAGAACACGCCCCCTCCGACGCCCGTGCACTGGAAACCTCTGGGCGTGAAATACAGGGCTAACCCCAAAACGGGCCACCGAGAGCGGGTTCAGGACATTCCTATTCCAGTGTACTATCCGCCGGAGTCGCAGGATGGACTCTGGGGAGGGGAAGGGTGGATACGCGGATACAGATACGCCAATAATGATAAG ATGTCTACAAGGGTAAAGAAGACTTGGAAGCCTCAGCTTTTCAAGAGAGAGCTGTACAGTGAAATCCTTGACCAAAAGTTCAGCGTCACAGTCACAGCTCGTGCGCTGGATCTTATCGATGCCGCTTATGGCTTTGACTTCTATATTCTCAAG CAGTTTGAGATCccagaggaggaggcagagtgGATGGGGCTGAGCCTAGAGGAGGCAgtggagaaacagagactgCTGGAGCGTAAG GATCCTGAGCCCCTGTACCAGAGATGCGTGGACAGCCTGGTGAGAGAGCTGGCCATCCAGAAACTGACTGAGCCTCAGCTTGTGAAGAAGGACTGA